The Anastrepha ludens isolate Willacy chromosome 2, idAnaLude1.1, whole genome shotgun sequence DNA window gttatttgcagcaggactatatccagtctgtgcggtttaggaaccttattaggttgttgacgtctacgccagacagttgctcgagactctcgaacagcggtttgcccagggttaacattctgtccttccatagggcagggcattcacagaggaaatggaagattgtttctttttcctccggttgtttacaactatgacagtatgtgttgtgagggatgcccattttggcggcttgttctccgatagaccagaagccagttatgactgccgtaagtctgcaggtgtcccgtcgtttcatgtttattaatgtcaacgattgcttgaggttgtaggtgggccataacgttctgctgattttgcatttcgtttggtctttccatctacaatctgcaattcgaaggtattttagggaaattgcattcttgaccgcacctagtggagtgaatactggtactgcaagagcgctattcatggcagatccccctcttgccagttcatcagctttttcgttaccttctatcttccggtgtcccgggacccaaatcaaggttactctatggttttcgctcaagttGGTGAGAGAGTAAGGGAGCCAGCCATCAGTCGCAAATTTttgtgcaatttgttttttatatacctTTGATGCGAAAATTTCAATCAACTGAATTTGTGTACTTAGAATTACTAGATATAATTAATGCTaattatttgataaatttaGATAAACGCATAGGCAAAAGTTGTATTGTAGTATGCCACACGATTCCCGTATTTCAATTCCACATATCGAGATCGAAGTTGGATCAAGGAACGGACGTAGGTGTGTATCGAGCTGGCGCCAAACTCGATAAAGGATGAAGTTAAAGTCAAATGCTTAATAGCTGAGTGTTCATTAAGGCCCCTTCCAATCAGGAGACTTACATGCAAGCTGGTTCAGATGTGCTTTAAAACCTTCAGTTTCCCATAATTGTGCTGCGTTAGGTATCTAGCCACTATGCGATCGTGGGCGATAAAGTCGTCGACGAGCTCCACCGACGAGGAGTACTAGCAAACGTCATTACGGAGCCGGAACCATTTCATGGCAGgacatgttatgttatgttatgctatgttatgttatgttatgttatgttatgttatgttatgtcatgtcATGTTATGTCATCTCATGTCATGTcatgtcatgttatgttatgttatgttatgttatgttatgttatgttatgttatgttatgttatgttatgttatgttatgttatgttatgttatgttatgttatgttatgttatgttatgttatgttatgttatgttatgttatgttatgttatgttatgttatgttatgttatgttatgttatgttatgttatgttatgttatgttatgttatgttatgttatgttatgttatgttatgttatgttatgttatgttatgttatgttatgttatgttatgttatgttatgttatgttatgttatgttatgttatgttatgttatgttatgttatgttatgttatgttatgttatgttatgttatgttatgttatgttatgttatgttatgttatgttatgttatgttatgttatgttatgttatgttatgttatgttatgttatgttatgttatgttatgttatgttatgttatgttatgttatgttatgttatgttatgttatgttatgttatgttatgttatgttatgttatgttatgttatgttatgttatgttatgttatgttatgttgtgttatattatgttatgttatgttatattatattatgttatgttatgttggccgccgtagtcgaatgagttgacgcgtgactaccattcggaatacagagggaacgtaggtttgaatctcggtgaaagaccaaaatgaagaaaaggtttttttctaatagcgctcgcccctcggcaggcaacagtaagcctccgagtgtttttctgacatgaaaaagatcctcatacaaaatatttgccgttcgtagtcggcgtGAAACCgtagttccctccatttgtggagcaccATCAAGACACaagatccctagaatatgattttcacagagcaatgggcgatttttttgcctccccacaaatcgacccggcctaatatatacatatgtataactgTCTATATTCGTCCAGATTGTATGGAACGCGAAGAAATACAGACACCTTAAGCCGCAAGAAATACTTTCCGTAGTATAACCGCAAACACAGACGTCCCTTTTCGTTCCATAAAATCAtggatttttttgactttttcatTATCAATCCCgggttttttaacaataatgtaaataatataaatgcatGAAATGAATAAACGCACCACGCTCAGTTGactaattaaattcaaaatgaaaagACATATTTGTATTCACAAAATTACGCTGGCACTTTTTGTGCTGTGCATTTGTGGCGTGAAGGTATGGacaaaagtattaaaaactgaaatacaattttACCCATTTCTTTACTGATATAATACAAAACTATTTACACATATGGTTTTCCCTAGTGCGAAATCACAATTGTACCAGATGCTCTCTACTATAatataacaacaacaccacGTGCCGATCTCTACCATCTGCATAATCAGCGTCAGTTTACCGTCAATGTGAAGGAACTGGAACAGAGCTTGCTGAACTTCAAGGCCAGCTATGATGCGCGCCTTGACGTTATCGGCCTAAATATAGGTCTATTAGAGACGAAATTGGAGGAAGTGGATAATAGATTGAATCCGTTAATGCTGTTGGACGACATCAACGATTACTGTGTGCAAAAGTATCGCGTCAAACTGCCACAAATTACACAATTGACAATCAAAATGAAGGAATGCACTCTGAAGGGTACCAATGCATACGTTGGCATTGTATCGGCTGCGGAAACGACACTGAGGAATCTGAAGAGCTACTACACCAGCACGTTCGCCTCAGCTGTGAATGATTGCAAGAAGAAGCATGCGGGTAATTTTGCGGAGAGCAACTACACGACGTGTGTCTCAACAGCGGTGAGTTGAATcccaaaaaaaatcattttaaaatacgaattaaaaatatcgaatgtGTGTTGTAGGTGAACAATGCAGCAACAAAGACCCACGCCGATACGAATATATTCCAAAATCAAATGAAGACAGCTGAGTGCACTGCCGGCACGAAAGTGCGTGAGATCTTCGATTGCTATAGCGTACAAGTGTTTTCCGCTATCAAAATTATTGGTGAAGCTATGGGATTGGTGGAGAATTGCATTACCGGTCAGGAGTTTTGTCCCTCTTGTGGCGATGAGACAGTAGTCACAAAGGGTCGGTGTCCCTATCATTTGGGTTGGCATCTGGCCGAAAGCGACTTAACTAGCGAGAAAATAAATAACCCCTTCAAAGGAATCTCCAAAACGACACCCTGTCTGCAAATCAATTTCATTACCAAGGGCATAGCGTTGTCTTAGCATCGGTTTTTGCTCAATTGGATGCAGTTGGTCTGATTTAtgaatatattattttgagatGGTTGCAgcagaaataaaattgtttacgtAAAGACAGGAAAATGGCTATATAATCGCCAATAAATTcatgtgcatatgcacatatcgAGTAGGTGTGTGTAAAGTGTGTTCGAAAACCctcgaaatatttataataaacttaaaaatcaTTGCTTTAAGAC harbors:
- the LOC128859792 gene encoding uncharacterized protein LOC128859792 encodes the protein MKRHICIHKITLALFVLCICGVKCEITIVPDALYYNITTTPRADLYHLHNQRQFTVNVKELEQSLLNFKASYDARLDVIGLNIGLLETKLEEVDNRLNPLMLLDDINDYCVQKYRVKLPQITQLTIKMKECTLKGTNAYVGIVSAAETTLRNLKSYYTSTFASAVNDCKKKHAGNFAESNYTTCVSTAVNNAATKTHADTNIFQNQMKTAECTAGTKVREIFDCYSVQVFSAIKIIGEAMGLVENCITGQEFCPSCGDETVVTKGRCPYHLGWHLAESDLTSEKINNPFKGISKTTPCLQINFITKGIALS